Proteins encoded within one genomic window of Candidatus Kapaibacterium thiocyanatum:
- a CDS encoding 4-hydroxythreonine-4-phosphate dehydrogenase PdxA: MSDGSRIVISCGDLNGIGLECFVGAVQGMDVSDLVLVGPVDGIGASCDVMSLPANVDDGRLHVDGRTIGILNVDAPVTITPGAIAADTGKAALLALETSIRECIDDRAGAMVTLPVSKEACTQAGWTFPGQTEMLAARTGGTPLMVLCTRDLRVALVTIHEPLTAVSSFITHDNVHMRIEALHTSLTTDWNITHPKIAVLGLNPHAGEHGMFGREELDVIAPAIASVRQQGIDATGPFPADGFFAFGAYASYDGILAMYHDQGLIPLKLLAHGGGVNMTAGLPIIRTSPDHGTGFSLAGKGMADPLSTKEAIQFARDIIRNRALSRP, encoded by the coding sequence GTGTCTGACGGGTCCCGCATCGTGATCTCGTGCGGAGATCTCAACGGCATCGGCCTCGAATGCTTCGTGGGAGCCGTACAAGGTATGGACGTCTCCGACCTCGTCCTCGTCGGCCCGGTCGACGGCATCGGTGCCAGCTGCGACGTCATGTCGCTACCGGCCAACGTCGACGACGGGCGCCTGCATGTCGATGGGCGGACGATCGGCATCCTGAACGTCGATGCACCGGTGACGATCACACCCGGCGCCATCGCAGCCGATACCGGCAAAGCGGCCCTGCTTGCCCTCGAAACGTCCATTCGTGAATGCATCGATGACCGTGCAGGAGCGATGGTCACGTTACCCGTAAGCAAGGAAGCCTGTACGCAGGCGGGATGGACCTTTCCCGGTCAGACGGAGATGCTGGCCGCACGCACGGGCGGCACACCGTTGATGGTCCTGTGTACACGCGACCTGCGGGTTGCCCTGGTGACCATCCACGAACCTCTGACGGCGGTAAGCTCCTTCATCACGCACGATAACGTCCACATGCGCATCGAAGCGCTGCATACATCGCTGACGACCGACTGGAATATCACCCATCCGAAGATCGCCGTGCTTGGTCTCAATCCTCATGCCGGAGAGCATGGCATGTTCGGCCGTGAAGAGCTCGACGTCATCGCACCGGCGATCGCTTCGGTACGACAACAAGGGATCGATGCCACAGGACCGTTCCCGGCCGATGGATTCTTCGCCTTCGGTGCCTATGCTTCCTATGACGGCATTCTTGCCATGTATCATGATCAGGGGCTGATCCCGCTCAAGCTTCTCGCACACGGCGGCGGCGTGAACATGACGGCCGGTCTGCCGATCATACGGACGTCTCCCGATCACGGCACGGGGTTCTCCCTGGCAGGAAAGGGCATGGCCGACCCTCTCAGCACGAAGGAAGCGATCCAGTTCGCACGGGATATCATACGGAACAGGGCCCTTTCACGGCCGTAG
- a CDS encoding phosphoribosylaminoimidazolesuccinocarboxamide synthase, with protein sequence MPAVHTTAIGRYPLFRRGKVRDVYDLGDRLMMVATDRISAFDVVMNETIPDKGALLTQISAWWFDTLRHIVPHHLLSTDVDTVDGLTDDERIMLRGRTMIVRKTAPLPVECVVRGYLAGSGWKEYRNDTTVCGIPLPGGLRESSKLPTPIFTPATKAEEGHDENIAFEQACDILGEDIARQVRDISIALYNAAATDVAAKGLILADTKFEFGQLDDGTVILIDEALTPDSSRYWLAADYVPGEAQHNFDKQILRDWLETTDWNKQYPPPTVPDAVVSGTRAKYIEAFERITGRRWE encoded by the coding sequence ATGCCTGCAGTACACACCACGGCCATAGGCCGCTATCCGCTGTTCCGTCGCGGCAAGGTACGCGACGTCTATGATCTCGGCGACCGTCTCATGATGGTGGCGACGGACAGGATTTCCGCCTTCGACGTCGTGATGAACGAGACCATTCCGGACAAGGGTGCACTGCTGACGCAGATTTCCGCATGGTGGTTCGACACCCTCCGACACATCGTTCCCCACCATCTTCTTTCGACGGACGTCGATACCGTGGATGGACTCACGGATGACGAACGGATCATGCTCCGGGGGCGTACGATGATCGTCCGCAAGACCGCTCCGCTTCCCGTGGAATGCGTCGTGCGGGGATATCTCGCCGGATCGGGCTGGAAGGAATACCGTAACGATACCACCGTATGCGGCATACCGCTGCCCGGTGGCCTGCGCGAATCGTCGAAGCTGCCCACGCCGATCTTCACGCCTGCGACGAAGGCAGAGGAAGGTCATGACGAGAACATCGCCTTCGAACAGGCTTGCGATATCCTGGGCGAGGACATCGCCCGTCAGGTACGCGACATCAGCATCGCCCTGTACAACGCTGCAGCTACGGACGTCGCCGCCAAGGGCCTGATCCTGGCGGATACGAAGTTCGAATTCGGCCAGCTCGACGACGGCACCGTCATCCTCATCGACGAGGCACTGACGCCCGACTCGTCACGTTACTGGCTCGCAGCGGACTACGTACCTGGCGAGGCACAACACAACTTCGACAAACAGATCCTGCGCGATTGGCTGGAAACAACGGACTGGAACAAGCAGTATCCCCCGCCGACCGTGCCCGACGCCGTGGTGAGCGGAACTCGTGCCAAGTATATCGAGGCCTTCGAGCGCATCACCGGACGTCGCTGGGAATAA
- a CDS encoding tRNA (N6-isopentenyl adenosine(37)-C2)-methylthiotransferase MiaB — protein MSTTFDLPVLDDVRLPASDPSSSNGRKVYVETYGCQMNASDSEIVMGVLRGSGYENTDKPDDADVILLNTCAIRDNAERKIHERLNTLKYFKKQNRELVVGVLGCMAERLRGQLLEKELVDIVVGPDEYRRVPELVDTASSGNKGIAVKLSRVETYDDVVPLRTEGISAWVSIMRGCDKFCTFCVVPFTRGRERSRALASVVDELRQLGDDGFREVTLLGQNVNSYRDETSGHDFADLLAACAQAVPDVRIRYTTSHPQDMSDKLIETMAAHDNICKYIHLPVQSGSNRVLELMNRTYTVEHYMERIRKIRELMPHCALSTDIIVGFCTETEDDHERTMQLMREVGYDGAYMFAYSPRENTKAWKMGDDVPHDVKNRRLTDIIDQQNQIAHDINQRAAGTTVRVLVEGPSKRDAADWCGRTDTNKMVVFRHEDQRGYIIGDTVDVVIERGNAATLFGVLA, from the coding sequence ATGTCGACCACATTCGATCTTCCCGTACTGGACGACGTCCGCCTGCCTGCTTCCGATCCGAGCTCGTCGAACGGACGCAAGGTCTATGTGGAAACGTATGGATGCCAGATGAACGCCAGCGATTCCGAGATCGTAATGGGCGTGCTGCGTGGTAGTGGCTACGAGAACACGGACAAACCCGACGATGCCGACGTCATCCTGCTGAATACCTGTGCCATTCGCGACAATGCGGAACGCAAGATCCACGAGCGGCTCAACACGCTCAAATACTTCAAGAAGCAGAACAGGGAACTCGTCGTAGGGGTACTCGGCTGTATGGCGGAACGCCTGCGCGGCCAGTTGCTCGAAAAGGAACTGGTCGACATCGTGGTCGGACCCGATGAATATCGTCGCGTCCCTGAGCTCGTCGACACGGCATCATCCGGGAACAAGGGCATCGCCGTCAAGCTGTCGCGTGTGGAAACCTATGACGACGTCGTTCCCCTGCGCACCGAAGGCATCTCGGCATGGGTGAGCATCATGCGCGGATGCGACAAGTTCTGTACGTTTTGCGTCGTACCCTTCACGCGAGGCCGGGAACGTTCCCGCGCCCTCGCGAGTGTGGTGGACGAACTCCGGCAACTTGGGGACGATGGATTCAGGGAGGTGACGCTGCTCGGTCAGAACGTCAACTCCTACCGCGACGAGACCAGCGGTCATGACTTCGCCGACCTTCTTGCCGCATGCGCCCAGGCCGTGCCCGACGTGCGCATACGATATACGACATCGCATCCGCAGGACATGAGCGACAAGCTCATCGAGACGATGGCCGCTCACGACAACATCTGCAAGTACATCCATCTGCCGGTACAGAGCGGCTCGAATCGCGTTCTGGAGCTCATGAACAGAACGTATACGGTCGAACATTACATGGAGCGCATCCGCAAGATCAGGGAACTCATGCCCCACTGTGCACTGTCGACCGACATCATCGTCGGATTCTGCACCGAGACGGAAGATGATCATGAGCGCACCATGCAGTTGATGCGTGAGGTCGGTTACGACGGAGCCTACATGTTCGCCTACTCGCCGCGCGAGAACACGAAGGCATGGAAGATGGGCGACGACGTTCCGCACGACGTCAAGAATCGCCGTCTTACGGACATCATCGACCAGCAGAACCAGATCGCCCACGACATCAACCAGAGAGCGGCGGGAACGACCGTACGCGTCCTCGTCGAAGGCCCTTCGAAACGCGACGCAGCCGACTGGTGCGGGCGCACCGACACCAACAAGATGGTCGTCTTCCGTCACGAAGATCAACGGGGCTATATCATCGGCGATACCGTCGACGTCGTCATCGAACGTGGGAATGCGGCCACGTTGTTCGGCGTGCTGGCCTGA
- a CDS encoding esterase: protein MHRTITTWWSPNLGKDMEIVAYGHYGPALLMFPSAAADFLEYERFHLIEAIRPFIEAGKIKVYSINSINSESWLNDHMHGREKVVRHQHYNQYVVDEVVPFIYRDCDGEVPIVTSGVSLGAFHAANTFFRRPDVFDGVLAMSGIYDLKSYSKGYFDEDCYFNSPVDYLPNLHDDYWLNILRSKHHIYFVSGRGAYEDPQASLDIGRVLSMKSIPHEIDLWGYEWTHDWPTWRAMLPHYLGSKLQGL, encoded by the coding sequence ATGCATCGTACCATCACCACCTGGTGGAGCCCTAATCTCGGCAAGGACATGGAAATCGTGGCCTACGGCCACTATGGGCCGGCGCTACTGATGTTCCCAAGTGCGGCGGCCGACTTCCTGGAATATGAACGCTTCCATCTCATCGAAGCCATCCGGCCCTTCATCGAAGCGGGAAAGATCAAGGTCTATTCGATCAACAGCATCAACAGCGAAAGCTGGCTGAACGATCACATGCACGGACGTGAGAAGGTCGTGCGGCATCAGCACTACAACCAGTATGTCGTGGACGAGGTCGTTCCCTTCATCTATCGCGACTGCGATGGAGAAGTGCCCATCGTGACGTCAGGTGTGTCGCTGGGCGCCTTCCATGCAGCCAACACGTTCTTCCGCCGTCCGGACGTCTTCGACGGCGTCCTTGCCATGAGCGGCATCTACGACCTGAAGTCATACAGCAAGGGATACTTCGACGAAGACTGCTATTTCAACTCACCTGTCGACTACCTCCCCAATCTCCACGACGACTACTGGCTGAACATCCTGCGCTCGAAGCACCACATCTACTTCGTCTCCGGCCGTGGAGCATACGAAGATCCCCAGGCATCGCTCGATATCGGCCGCGTGCTGTCGATGAAGAGCATCCCTCACGAGATCGATCTCTGGGGATACGAATGGACGCATGACTGGCCGACGTGGCGGGCCATGCTCCCCCACTACCTCGGCTCGAAACTGCAAGGGTTGTAA
- a CDS encoding thiamine diphosphokinase, which yields MGTHMMDHPILSFGDLNFDAVICLNGDIPPRTIFELLADIPLIAADGTAAGLAAIDVIPEFTVGDLDSLDADTIRAIDGLTEFIVEPDQDSNDFEKCLRFAQTQLWSRILVTGMHGGNLEHTLNNWSVLMRYGRTMSLCAYERGRYAIPVYTSFRFMAKPDELVSLIPQPSSHLTTSGLLWELTEESLALGDREGARNRTVAEAVSITVHDGSLLFFCDERLPSSPLFE from the coding sequence ATGGGAACGCACATGATGGACCATCCCATCCTATCGTTCGGCGATCTCAACTTCGACGCCGTCATCTGCCTCAACGGGGACATTCCCCCGCGGACCATCTTCGAACTGCTTGCCGACATTCCGCTGATCGCCGCCGACGGCACGGCTGCAGGCCTCGCTGCCATCGATGTCATTCCCGAGTTCACCGTCGGCGACCTCGACTCCCTCGATGCCGACACCATCAGGGCGATCGACGGATTGACGGAATTCATCGTCGAACCCGATCAGGATAGCAATGACTTCGAGAAGTGCCTCCGCTTCGCACAGACGCAGCTATGGTCGCGCATCCTCGTCACCGGCATGCATGGCGGGAATCTCGAACACACGCTCAACAACTGGAGCGTACTCATGCGATACGGCCGGACGATGTCGCTCTGCGCATATGAACGCGGACGCTATGCGATTCCGGTCTATACGTCCTTCCGGTTCATGGCGAAGCCGGACGAGCTGGTATCCCTCATCCCCCAACCGTCGTCGCACCTCACCACGAGCGGTCTCCTGTGGGAACTGACCGAAGAAAGCCTCGCATTGGGAGACAGGGAAGGGGCCCGCAACCGCACCGTCGCCGAGGCCGTCTCCATCACCGTACACGACGGTTCCCTCCTGTTCTTCTGCGACGAACGTCTTCCGTCGTCTCCTCTGTTCGAGTGA
- a CDS encoding cobalamin-binding protein — translation MFPRRIVCLTEETVETLYALHAEDLIVGISGFVVRPPRARKEKPLVSTYLDARFDEIMALEPDVVIAWSDLQADMCAELIRRGVEVLCFNHRTVGGILSMIARLGAFVGMADAAEAYAATLKEHVDAAADRGKQRTRHPRVYFEEWYDPLITGIAWVSELIELCGGIDVFAENRIHQGAKERILADPLEPVRRDPDIMIASWCGKMFRPERVRARPGWDAFRPAVSGQMYDIHSAIILQPGPAVLTDGIEAIERIYDTWERT, via the coding sequence ATGTTTCCGCGCCGCATCGTCTGTCTCACGGAAGAGACCGTCGAGACCCTGTATGCCCTGCATGCCGAAGATCTCATCGTCGGCATTTCGGGTTTCGTGGTGCGTCCCCCCCGCGCCCGCAAGGAGAAGCCCCTCGTCTCCACCTATCTCGATGCGCGATTCGACGAGATCATGGCGCTGGAACCGGACGTCGTGATCGCGTGGTCCGACCTCCAGGCCGACATGTGCGCCGAACTGATACGCCGGGGTGTGGAAGTCCTTTGCTTCAACCACCGTACCGTGGGCGGCATCCTCTCGATGATCGCCCGCCTGGGAGCGTTCGTCGGCATGGCGGATGCGGCTGAAGCCTATGCGGCCACGCTGAAGGAGCATGTGGACGCCGCCGCCGACCGCGGAAAACAACGTACGCGCCATCCGCGCGTCTACTTCGAGGAATGGTACGATCCGCTGATCACCGGCATCGCATGGGTGAGCGAGCTCATCGAACTCTGCGGTGGCATCGACGTCTTCGCCGAGAACAGGATCCACCAGGGAGCGAAGGAACGAATCCTTGCGGACCCGCTCGAACCGGTACGGCGTGATCCCGACATCATGATCGCTTCATGGTGCGGCAAGATGTTCAGACCGGAACGCGTGCGTGCACGGCCCGGCTGGGACGCTTTCCGCCCTGCCGTGAGCGGGCAGATGTACGACATCCACTCCGCCATCATCCTCCAGCCCGGCCCGGCCGTCCTGACGGATGGCATAGAGGCCATCGAACGTATCTACGACACATGGGAACGCACATGA